One part of the Terriglobales bacterium genome encodes these proteins:
- a CDS encoding polysaccharide biosynthesis tyrosine autokinase, translating into METETSNITSLTPLNRESTLSAGAHSYRYAAAVAPGNLPANDNGLLQYWPTLRKHRWTILATIIVVVTIATIVTLRTTPVYEAAGRIAIGHENNDVLGFKSTAEGLTSDSYDYDYTMLDTQIRILQSDAIALATAKALQLDKDPTFNRNAAGSEVLSYSPGVEPSLEAAMMGFVQGGLRLSIVPKTRIIEIRFANPNPQMAAKVVNTLVNVYIEQNFKTKFESAMQTSDWLSKQLSDLQLKVEVSQEKLVRYQREHGILGIDEKQNIVTAKLDELNKELTAAEADRIQKEARYRLAVSGSPELISGSDTTTLLGRLRQQEADLRTQIAQAEVQLGPAHPRIRELNNQLQQVQNNLHSEIEKLAGRIKTDYQTAAQRETLLGGALESQKQQANKLNESAIEYSLLKRDVDTNRQLYEGLLQKLKEASVSAGLRSSNIRVVDVARVPLAPSKPDKRRNIMLAFAMGLVGGVVLAFVLEAVDNTVRTPEQAQAITTLPALGIIPSNDNAMPRTRRQKALAESANAKEGVEVVAYRRPKSDVSESYRALRTAILLSSTGAAPKVMLVTSALPQEGKTTTSINTAVVLAQKGARVLLVDADLRRPSVHKAFNIKPSTGLSTILTGSSRFENTVAQVPQLPNLFLLPAGPPPPHPAELLGSNLMKQCIEQWREHYDHIIFDTPPALSVTDSILLSVDMDAVVLVVRSGSTTKAALRRTRELLAQVNANVLGVVVNAVDVDSPDYYHHYYYGSKYGGYGRYSEDTHA; encoded by the coding sequence ATGGAAACGGAGACTTCCAACATAACCAGCCTGACTCCGCTGAACCGTGAGTCAACTCTATCAGCAGGCGCTCATTCGTACCGTTACGCCGCCGCCGTCGCGCCCGGAAACTTGCCGGCCAATGATAACGGACTGCTCCAGTATTGGCCTACGTTAAGAAAGCACCGCTGGACGATTTTGGCAACCATCATTGTCGTCGTAACGATTGCGACAATCGTAACGCTCCGCACCACGCCTGTCTATGAGGCCGCCGGAAGGATTGCCATCGGTCACGAGAACAATGACGTCCTGGGCTTTAAGAGCACGGCGGAAGGACTCACCAGCGATTCCTACGATTACGACTACACCATGCTGGACACGCAGATAAGGATTCTGCAGAGTGACGCCATTGCGCTTGCGACCGCGAAGGCGCTGCAACTGGACAAGGATCCTACTTTCAATCGAAACGCCGCCGGGAGCGAGGTTTTGTCATATTCTCCCGGAGTCGAGCCGTCTCTGGAAGCAGCGATGATGGGATTCGTGCAGGGTGGGCTGCGGCTGTCCATTGTTCCAAAAACAAGAATCATCGAAATCAGATTTGCGAACCCCAATCCGCAGATGGCTGCGAAAGTCGTAAATACGCTGGTTAATGTTTATATCGAGCAGAACTTCAAAACGAAGTTCGAATCGGCGATGCAAACTTCGGACTGGCTGTCGAAGCAGCTTTCCGACCTGCAACTCAAAGTAGAAGTTTCGCAGGAAAAATTGGTTCGCTATCAGCGAGAGCACGGGATTCTGGGTATCGACGAAAAACAGAATATCGTTACGGCGAAGCTAGACGAGCTCAACAAGGAATTGACGGCAGCTGAGGCGGACCGCATACAGAAAGAAGCCCGTTATCGACTGGCAGTTTCCGGAAGCCCGGAACTGATCAGCGGCAGCGACACCACGACGCTGTTGGGTCGGCTGCGGCAACAGGAAGCAGATCTGCGTACTCAGATCGCACAGGCCGAAGTCCAGTTGGGCCCCGCGCATCCGCGGATTCGCGAACTTAACAACCAGTTGCAGCAGGTTCAGAATAACCTGCACTCGGAAATCGAGAAGCTCGCTGGCCGAATCAAGACCGACTACCAAACAGCCGCGCAACGCGAAACTCTTCTTGGCGGAGCCCTGGAAAGCCAAAAGCAGCAGGCCAACAAGCTGAACGAGAGCGCGATCGAATATTCATTATTGAAACGAGACGTCGATACAAACCGCCAATTGTACGAAGGGCTCTTGCAGAAATTAAAAGAAGCGAGCGTTTCAGCCGGCCTGCGGTCGTCCAATATTCGCGTCGTTGATGTAGCAAGAGTTCCGCTTGCGCCCTCCAAGCCGGATAAGCGCCGCAACATCATGCTGGCGTTTGCGATGGGACTCGTAGGTGGTGTGGTACTGGCATTCGTGCTTGAGGCAGTGGACAACACGGTTCGTACACCGGAGCAAGCGCAGGCGATTACGACGTTGCCTGCATTGGGAATTATCCCGTCCAACGACAACGCCATGCCGCGTACAAGACGTCAGAAGGCACTGGCCGAGAGTGCCAACGCCAAGGAAGGCGTGGAAGTTGTCGCCTACCGCCGCCCGAAGTCGGATGTTTCGGAATCGTACCGTGCATTGCGGACGGCCATCCTGCTGTCTTCGACCGGCGCGGCACCCAAGGTGATGCTCGTAACAAGCGCGCTGCCGCAGGAAGGGAAGACCACCACGAGCATCAACACGGCCGTGGTGCTCGCGCAAAAAGGCGCGCGCGTACTTCTGGTCGATGCGGATTTGCGTCGTCCCAGCGTGCACAAGGCTTTCAACATCAAGCCGAGCACGGGACTGAGCACGATTCTGACCGGCAGCAGCAGGTTTGAGAACACCGTTGCGCAAGTGCCGCAGCTTCCAAACCTCTTTCTTCTTCCCGCGGGACCGCCTCCGCCGCACCCGGCAGAGTTGCTGGGATCCAACCTGATGAAACAGTGCATCGAGCAATGGCGTGAGCACTATGACCACATCATTTTCGATACGCCGCCGGCTCTTTCGGTGACCGACTCGATTCTGTTGTCAGTGGACATGGACGCCGTGGTGCTGGTGGTCCGCTCCGGGAGCACGACGAAGGCGGCGCTGCGCCGCACTCGGGAATTACTCGCGCAGGTGAATGCCAACGTTCTTGGCGTGGTGGTAAATGCCGTAGATGTCGACTCGCCGGACTACTACCACCATTACTACTACGGCTCAAAGTACGGCGGATATGGCCGTTACAGCGAAGACACGCACGCCTAG